One window from the genome of Eucalyptus grandis isolate ANBG69807.140 chromosome 7, ASM1654582v1, whole genome shotgun sequence encodes:
- the LOC108954425 gene encoding glycine-rich RNA-binding protein 1-like, whose product MSCSLLFFLAIAIIHITASDEAAQNATSSAITQLSLGRGQVDHNKTYNEGVVKNGDSVYYRGGTGGGGGGGGGGGGGGGFSWGYGAGGGGGGGGGGGGGTGWGWGGGGGGGSWWKWGCSRQPKSSRHRSHRKWMHDKEEYVMGEFAQCMVKGRCKGMRLDCPLHCGGPCLYDCRYMCKAHCRR is encoded by the coding sequence ATGTCCTGCTCTCTGCTATTTTTTCTTGCCATTGCTATCATTCACATCACGGCATCTGATGAAGCAGCACAAAACGCCACTTCTTCAGCAATCACTCAACTCTCTTTGGGCCGTGGGCAAGTAGATCATAACAAGACATACAATGAAGGAGTGGTAAAAAATGGGGACTCAGTATATTACCGAGGTGGCACTGGTGGggggggtggaggaggaggtggtggcggtggtggaggAGGTTTCTCGTGGGGATATGGGGCCGGTGGTGGCGGGGGCggcggaggtggtggtggtggaggcaCTGGATGGGGTtggggaggaggaggtggtggtggcagTTGGTGGAAGTGGGGTTGCAGCAGGCAGCCGAAATCGAGCAGACACAGAAGTCACCGGAAATGGATGCATGACAAGGAAGAGTACGTGATGGGCGAGTTTGCTCAGTGCATGGTTAAAGGAAGGTGCAAAGGAATGAGATTGGATTGCCCTCTCCACTGTGGTGGACCTTGCTTATATGACTGTAGGTATATGTGCAAAGCTCATTGCCGACGCTGA